From the genome of Candidatus Caldatribacterium sp.:
GGGATGTGTACGCCATCCGGGTGGAGCGGGGGGACACGTAGAATGGAAGAGGAAATTGTGACCTCCTTTTTGTGCCTTGCCTGCCAGCGGGAGACAATGCACCGGGTTCTCTACCAGGGAGGGATTGTGAAATCCATCACGTGTCAGGAATGTGGCCTCGAAGTTGGTCTTGACAAAGCTAAGCTCATTGCTCTTTACGGAGAGCAACTCGTTGAGAGGATTCTTACGAAACCCCAGCGCCTTACCGAAGAGTACCAGCGGGACCTTGTAGAGTTCTTCAGCACCATTCCCTTGCGCATCATCACAAAGCCCTATCGCATGCTCAAAGAATTCGAATCACTTTGTGAGGACTGACCGACGAAGGATGCACTCGTCACCGCTTGCCT
Proteins encoded in this window:
- a CDS encoding bh protein, producing MEEEIVTSFLCLACQRETMHRVLYQGGIVKSITCQECGLEVGLDKAKLIALYGEQLVERILTKPQRLTEEYQRDLVEFFSTIPLRIITKPYRMLKEFESLCED